One region of Neisseria mucosa genomic DNA includes:
- a CDS encoding homoserine O-acetyltransferase, whose amino-acid sequence MSQSASVGIVTPQKIPFEMPLVLENGKTLPRFDLMIETYGELNAEKNNAVLICHALSGNHHVAGRHSAEDKYAGWWDNMVGPGKPIDTERFFVVGLNNLGGCDGSSGPLSINPETGREYGADFPVVTVKDWVKSQAALADYLGIEQWAAIVGGSLGGMQALQWTISYPERVRHALVIASAPKLSTQNIAFNDVARQAILTDPDFNEGHYRSHNTVPARGLRIARMMGHITYLAEDGLGKKFGRDLRSNGYQYGYGVEFEVESYLRYQGDKFVGRFDANTYLLMTKALDYFDPAADFGDSLTRALQNVKAKFFVASFSTDWRFSPARSKELVKALIAAHKPVQYIEVKSNHGHDAFLMEDEAYMRAVAVYMNNVDKDCRS is encoded by the coding sequence ATGAGTCAAAGTGCCTCGGTGGGCATTGTAACGCCCCAAAAAATTCCGTTTGAGATGCCACTGGTTTTGGAAAACGGTAAAACTTTGCCGCGTTTCGATCTGATGATTGAAACCTACGGCGAGCTGAATGCCGAAAAAAACAATGCGGTTTTAATCTGCCATGCGCTGTCGGGCAACCATCATGTTGCGGGCAGGCATTCGGCGGAGGATAAATATGCAGGCTGGTGGGACAATATGGTTGGACCCGGCAAACCGATTGACACGGAACGTTTTTTTGTGGTCGGTTTGAACAATCTGGGCGGCTGCGACGGCAGCAGCGGGCCTTTGTCGATCAATCCTGAAACGGGCAGGGAATACGGCGCGGATTTTCCGGTGGTTACGGTGAAGGACTGGGTAAAATCCCAAGCCGCGCTTGCCGATTATCTCGGTATCGAACAATGGGCGGCGATTGTCGGCGGCAGCTTGGGCGGTATGCAGGCTTTGCAATGGACGATTTCCTATCCCGAGCGCGTGCGCCATGCCTTAGTGATTGCATCTGCGCCGAAACTGTCCACGCAAAATATCGCGTTTAATGATGTAGCACGTCAGGCGATTTTGACCGACCCCGATTTCAACGAAGGACATTACCGCAGTCACAATACCGTTCCTGCACGAGGCTTACGGATTGCCCGCATGATGGGGCACATCACTTATCTTGCCGAAGACGGTTTGGGCAAAAAATTCGGACGCGATTTGCGTTCAAACGGCTATCAATACGGTTACGGTGTTGAATTTGAGGTGGAATCCTATCTGCGCTATCAGGGCGACAAATTCGTCGGGCGGTTTGATGCCAACACTTACCTGCTCATGACCAAGGCACTGGACTATTTCGATCCGGCGGCGGATTTCGGCGACAGCCTGACCCGCGCCCTGCAAAATGTAAAAGCGAAATTTTTTGTCGCCAGCTTCAGTACCGACTGGCGTTTCTCTCCCGCGCGCTCCAAAGAGCTGGTCAAAGCGCTGATTGCCGCGCACAAGCCGGTGCAGTATATCGAAGTCAAATCCAACCACGGCCATGACGCATTTTTGATGGAAGACGAGGCTTATATGCGCGCCGTAGCGGTTTATATGAACAATGTTGACAAGGATTGCCGATCATGA
- a CDS encoding phosphatidylserine decarboxylase family protein translates to MNRLYPHPIIAREGWPFIGGGLVLSLLVSACCGWWSLPFWIFTVFALQFFRDPAREIPQDPEAILSPVDGRIVVVERARDPYRDTEALKISVFMNVFNVHSQKSPADCTVTAVEYNKGKFLNADLDKASTENERNAVLATTASGREITFVQVAGLVARRILCYTKVGEKLTRGERYGFIRFGSRVDMYLPVDAQAQVAIGDKVTGVRTVLARLPLQAPEAAAPTETASAAQAETPAPAQAAAEVVQSEIEAAADKVRNAAEQALKD, encoded by the coding sequence ATGAACCGTCTGTACCCCCACCCGATTATCGCCCGCGAGGGCTGGCCGTTTATCGGCGGCGGTTTGGTCTTGAGTTTACTGGTGTCTGCCTGCTGCGGCTGGTGGTCGCTGCCGTTTTGGATTTTCACCGTATTTGCCCTGCAATTTTTCCGTGACCCCGCCCGCGAAATTCCGCAAGATCCCGAAGCGATTTTAAGCCCCGTTGACGGACGCATCGTCGTCGTCGAGCGCGCGCGCGATCCTTACCGTGATACCGAAGCGTTGAAAATCAGCGTGTTCATGAACGTCTTTAATGTCCACTCGCAAAAATCGCCTGCCGACTGCACCGTAACCGCCGTCGAATACAATAAAGGCAAATTCCTCAATGCCGATTTGGACAAAGCCAGTACCGAAAACGAACGCAACGCCGTACTGGCGACCACTGCGTCAGGTCGCGAAATCACCTTCGTCCAAGTCGCAGGCTTGGTTGCCCGCCGTATTTTGTGTTACACCAAAGTGGGTGAAAAATTGACCCGTGGCGAACGCTACGGCTTTATCCGCTTCGGTTCGCGCGTCGATATGTACCTGCCGGTTGACGCGCAGGCACAAGTTGCCATCGGCGACAAAGTAACCGGCGTGCGCACTGTTTTGGCGCGCCTGCCGCTCCAAGCCCCTGAAGCTGCCGCGCCGACTGAAACCGCAAGCGCCGCGCAAGCGGAAACGCCCGCTCCGGCGCAAGCTGCTGCCGAAGTAGTCCAATCCGAAATCGAAGCGGCTGCCGATAAAGTCCGCAATGCCGCGGAACAGGCTTTAAAAGATTAA
- a CDS encoding spermidine synthase (catalyzes the formation of spermidine from putrescine and S-adenosylmethioninamine): MPRHPYRRLRPAKSDLPEVGISEEGNIRSLHLGSDTIQSSMNLDHPAELVLSYSRAMMGWLLFAEETPKHITQIGLGGGSFARWIDSYLSDTKQTAVDINPQVIAVARSLFELPFEGENFEIVEADGAEYIKVFRHNTDVILVDGFDGEQIIDALVEEPFFQDCRNALSPDGVFVTNWWSGDKRYQRFVERLLNVFEGRVLELPAESHGNMAVMAFQSSPKEQNLDKLKKRAEKLSGQYGLDFKRMLSDLKANNPNNGKHFYL; encoded by the coding sequence ATGCCACGACACCCCTACCGCCGCCTGCGCCCCGCCAAGTCTGACCTGCCCGAAGTCGGCATTTCCGAAGAAGGCAATATCCGCTCGTTGCATCTGGGCAGCGACACCATCCAAAGCTCGATGAACCTCGACCATCCCGCCGAACTGGTTTTATCGTACAGCCGCGCGATGATGGGCTGGCTTCTGTTTGCGGAAGAAACGCCGAAACACATCACCCAAATCGGCTTGGGCGGCGGCTCGTTCGCACGCTGGATAGACAGCTACCTGTCCGACACTAAGCAAACCGCCGTGGACATCAACCCGCAGGTCATCGCCGTCGCCCGCAGCCTGTTCGAGCTGCCGTTTGAAGGGGAAAACTTTGAAATCGTCGAAGCAGACGGCGCGGAATACATTAAAGTGTTCCGCCACAATACCGACGTAATTCTGGTAGACGGCTTCGACGGCGAACAAATCATCGACGCGCTGGTGGAAGAACCCTTCTTCCAAGACTGCCGCAACGCCCTCTCGCCCGACGGCGTATTCGTGACCAACTGGTGGAGCGGCGACAAACGCTACCAACGCTTCGTCGAACGCCTACTCAACGTCTTCGAAGGCCGCGTGCTGGAGCTGCCCGCCGAAAGCCACGGCAATATGGCGGTGATGGCGTTCCAAAGCAGCCCGAAAGAGCAAAACCTCGACAAACTGAAAAAACGCGCGGAAAAATTAAGCGGACAATACGGCTTGGATTTCAAACGGATGTTGAGCGATTTGAAAGCAAACAACCCTAACAACGGCAAACATTTTTATCTGTGA
- a CDS encoding glutamyl-tRNA reductase, which produces MQLTAVGLNHQTAPLSIREKLAFAAEHLPDAVRALAHSPAADEAVILSTCNRTELYCVGNTERIIEWLAEYHNLPVEEIRPYLYTLDNNETIRHAFRVACGLDSMVLGEPQILGQIKDAVRIAQEQESINSHLNALFQKTFSVAKEIRTDTAVGENSVSMASASVKMAEQIFPDIADLNVLFIGAGEMIELVATYFAAKNPKLITVANRTLPRAQELCDKLGITAEPHLLTDLPEILHEYDVVVSSTASQLPLVGKGMVERALKQRHNMPVFLLDLAVPRDIEEEVGELGDAYLYTVDDMMNIVQSGKESRQKAAAAAEAMVEEKVGEFIQQQKSRQSVPLIRALRDEGERARRQVLENAMKQLAKGTSPEEVLERLSIQLTNKLLHSPTRTLNKAGSTDSDLVEAVAQIYHLDKND; this is translated from the coding sequence ATGCAACTCACCGCCGTCGGACTCAACCATCAAACTGCGCCCCTGAGCATACGCGAAAAATTAGCATTCGCCGCCGAGCATCTCCCCGATGCCGTTCGCGCTTTGGCACACAGTCCGGCCGCTGACGAAGCTGTTATCCTATCTACCTGCAACCGTACCGAGCTCTATTGCGTCGGCAATACAGAGCGGATTATTGAATGGCTCGCCGAATATCATAATCTCCCTGTCGAAGAAATCCGTCCCTACCTCTACACTTTAGACAACAACGAAACCATCCGACACGCCTTCCGCGTAGCCTGCGGGCTGGATTCCATGGTATTAGGGGAACCGCAAATCCTCGGACAAATCAAAGATGCCGTCCGTATCGCCCAAGAGCAGGAAAGCATCAATTCACACCTCAATGCGCTGTTCCAAAAAACCTTCTCAGTAGCCAAAGAAATCCGTACCGATACCGCCGTCGGTGAAAATTCCGTATCTATGGCATCCGCCTCGGTCAAAATGGCGGAACAAATTTTCCCCGACATTGCCGATTTGAATGTTTTATTTATCGGCGCGGGCGAAATGATTGAATTGGTAGCTACCTACTTTGCCGCGAAAAACCCCAAACTGATTACCGTCGCCAACCGCACCCTGCCCCGTGCGCAAGAATTATGCGACAAACTCGGCATTACTGCCGAACCTCACCTGCTGACCGACCTGCCTGAAATTTTGCACGAATACGATGTCGTCGTTTCTTCAACCGCCAGCCAGCTTCCATTGGTCGGCAAAGGCATGGTTGAACGCGCTTTGAAACAACGCCATAACATGCCTGTTTTCCTATTGGATTTGGCCGTCCCCAGAGACATCGAAGAAGAAGTGGGCGAACTTGGAGATGCCTATCTTTATACCGTCGACGATATGATGAACATCGTCCAAAGCGGTAAAGAATCACGGCAAAAAGCCGCCGCAGCCGCCGAAGCCATGGTTGAAGAAAAAGTCGGCGAATTTATCCAACAACAAAAAAGCCGCCAAAGCGTCCCGCTTATCCGCGCACTTCGCGACGAGGGCGAGCGTGCCCGCAGACAAGTGCTAGAAAATGCAATGAAACAACTGGCAAAAGGCACGTCTCCAGAAGAAGTCCTCGAACGCCTCTCCATCCAACTGACCAATAAACTGCTCCATTCCCCTACCCGAACCCTCAATAAAGCAGGCTCGACCGACAGTGATCTTGTAGAAGCCGTTGCCCAAATTTATCATTTAGACAAAAATGATTGA
- a CDS encoding IS30 family transposase: MSYTQLTQDERYHIQYLSRHCTIAEIAKQLNRHTSTISREIKRYCIQGQQYSAEKAQKQSRLTKQHRRKPYKLDSQLVQHIDTLIRRKLSPEQVCAYLHKHHGITLHHSTVYRHLRQDKSNGGTLWQHLRICSKPYRKRYGSTWTRGKVPDRVGIENRPAIVDRKTRIGDWEADTIVGKNQKSALLTLVERVTRYTIICKLKNLKAEDTARAAVRALKAHKDRVHTITMDNGKEFYQHTKIAKALEAETYFCRPYHSWEKGLNENTNGLIRQYFPKQTDFRNISDREIRRVQDELNHRPRETLGYETPSVLFLNLFQPLVP, translated from the coding sequence ATGAGCTACACACAACTGACCCAAGACGAACGATACCATATCCAATACCTGTCCCGCCACTGCACCATCGCCGAAATCGCCAAACAGCTCAACCGCCACACAAGCACCATCAGCCGAGAAATCAAGCGGTACTGCATCCAAGGACAGCAATACAGCGCCGAAAAAGCACAGAAGCAAAGCCGGCTGACCAAACAGCACCGGCGAAAACCCTATAAGCTCGATTCGCAGCTGGTTCAACACATCGACACCCTTATCCGCCGCAAACTCAGTCCCGAACAAGTATGTGCCTACCTGCATAAACACCACGGGATCACACTCCATCACAGCACCGTTTACCGCCACCTCCGCCAAGACAAAAGCAACGGCGGCACTTTGTGGCAACATCTCAGAATATGCAGCAAACCCTACCGCAAACGCTACGGCAGCACATGGACCAGAGGCAAAGTGCCCGACCGCGTCGGCATAGAAAACCGACCTGCTATCGTCGACCGGAAAACCCGCATCGGCGATTGGGAGGCCGACACCATCGTCGGCAAAAATCAGAAAAGCGCGTTATTGACCTTGGTCGAACGCGTTACCCGCTACACCATCATCTGCAAATTAAAGAACTTAAAAGCCGAAGACACTGCCCGGGCAGCCGTCAGGGCATTAAAGGCACATAAAGACCGGGTGCACACCATCACCATGGACAACGGCAAAGAGTTCTACCAACACACCAAAATAGCCAAAGCATTGGAGGCGGAAACCTATTTTTGCCGCCCTTACCATTCTTGGGAGAAAGGGCTGAATGAGAACACCAACGGACTCATCCGGCAATATTTCCCCAAACAAACCGATTTCCGAAACATCAGCGATCGGGAGATACGCAGGGTTCAAGATGAGTTGAACCACCGGCCGAGAGAAACACTTGGCTACGAAACGCCAAGTGTTTTATTCTTAAATCTGTTCCAACCACTGGTACCCTAG
- the metW gene encoding methionine biosynthesis protein MetW — translation MNLRDDLQLIYDWIPEGSRVLDLGCGDGELLAALVEHKKCSGYGIEIDTDSVIAAMSRGVNVIQADLEQGLAEFGDQTFDVIVLSQTIQAMQNTEKILRCLMRVAKQAIVSFPNFGYWRNRFQIAIGGHMPVSERMPYHWYDTPNIHWCTLKDFDLLCAKNKIRVLERAVMTGNKQVKHFPNLLGSLAFYRVG, via the coding sequence ATGAATTTGCGCGACGATTTGCAGTTGATTTACGACTGGATTCCCGAAGGCAGCCGCGTCTTGGACTTGGGCTGCGGCGACGGCGAATTGCTGGCGGCTTTGGTGGAACACAAAAAATGCAGCGGCTACGGCATCGAAATCGACACCGACAGCGTCATTGCCGCCATGTCGCGCGGCGTGAACGTCATCCAAGCCGATTTGGAGCAGGGTTTGGCGGAATTTGGCGACCAGACGTTTGACGTTATTGTCTTGAGCCAAACCATCCAAGCCATGCAAAATACCGAAAAAATCCTGCGCTGCCTCATGCGCGTGGCGAAACAGGCAATTGTCAGCTTCCCGAATTTCGGCTACTGGCGCAACCGCTTCCAAATCGCTATCGGCGGGCATATGCCGGTTTCCGAACGCATGCCCTACCATTGGTACGACACGCCGAACATCCATTGGTGTACGCTCAAAGACTTTGATTTATTGTGCGCCAAAAACAAAATCCGCGTCCTCGAGCGCGCGGTTATGACGGGCAACAAACAGGTCAAACATTTTCCCAACCTTTTGGGCAGCTTGGCGTTTTACCGCGTCGGGTAA
- a CDS encoding MFS transporter, translating into MDILSRLQALPPGRFHYKLLVLVGIGWLFDAMDTGIMSFILPALGKEWGLQPTQLGWIVSIAFIGMALGAVASGWLADRFGRKTVFAGTMAVYSTATGLCAFAPDIATLLTCRFFVGVGLGGQLPVAVSLVSEYAPPKVRGRFIVLLESFWGLGWLAAALASYFFIPKFGWHSAFLIGALPILYIPIVLKFLPESVPYLLSQGKTDEAHRLVSRLENEAGITPAATAIAPPQQRKQRIRFKQLWQQPFARRTLMLWLVWFGIVFSYYGIFTWLPKLLVEQGNTVVKTFEYVLVMIVAQLPGYIAAAALVEKIGRKATLAGFLAACAVCAWFFGQSGSAAEVMAWGSLMSFFNLGAWGVLYTYTPELYPLRFRAFASGWAGAIGRIGGILAPMVVAKMVGGSGGFGNIFIMFASVMMLIVLVILALGEETKGRTLEEISS; encoded by the coding sequence ATGGACATTCTTTCCCGCCTGCAAGCATTACCGCCGGGCAGGTTCCACTACAAATTACTGGTATTGGTCGGTATAGGCTGGCTGTTTGACGCAATGGATACCGGCATCATGTCGTTTATATTGCCCGCATTGGGCAAAGAATGGGGTTTGCAGCCAACGCAACTGGGCTGGATAGTCAGCATCGCCTTTATCGGCATGGCACTGGGGGCGGTAGCGAGCGGCTGGCTGGCAGATCGCTTCGGCAGGAAAACCGTTTTTGCGGGGACGATGGCAGTGTACAGCACGGCGACAGGCCTATGCGCCTTCGCTCCCGACATTGCAACACTGCTTACCTGCCGCTTCTTTGTCGGCGTAGGACTGGGTGGACAGCTTCCTGTCGCGGTGTCCTTGGTCAGCGAATATGCCCCGCCGAAAGTACGCGGACGCTTTATCGTGTTGCTGGAAAGTTTTTGGGGCTTGGGCTGGCTTGCCGCCGCACTCGCTTCCTATTTCTTTATCCCAAAATTCGGCTGGCACAGCGCGTTTTTAATCGGCGCGCTGCCGATTTTGTATATCCCGATAGTGTTGAAATTCCTACCCGAATCCGTACCCTACCTGCTCTCGCAAGGCAAAACGGACGAAGCGCACCGGCTGGTCAGCCGCTTGGAAAATGAAGCGGGAATTACACCTGCCGCAACAGCCATAGCACCGCCGCAACAGAGAAAACAGCGCATCCGCTTCAAACAACTATGGCAACAGCCTTTCGCACGGCGCACGCTGATGCTGTGGCTGGTCTGGTTCGGCATCGTCTTTTCCTATTACGGCATTTTTACTTGGCTGCCGAAACTCTTGGTCGAACAAGGCAATACGGTGGTCAAAACCTTTGAATATGTGCTGGTGATGATAGTCGCGCAACTACCCGGCTACATCGCGGCGGCGGCATTGGTGGAAAAAATCGGGCGCAAAGCGACTTTGGCGGGCTTTCTCGCCGCCTGCGCCGTCTGCGCGTGGTTTTTCGGGCAAAGCGGCAGCGCCGCCGAAGTCATGGCATGGGGCAGCCTGATGTCGTTCTTCAACCTCGGCGCATGGGGCGTTTTATACACCTACACGCCCGAACTCTACCCCCTCCGCTTCCGTGCCTTCGCCTCCGGCTGGGCGGGCGCAATCGGACGCATCGGCGGCATCCTTGCGCCTATGGTGGTCGCCAAAATGGTCGGCGGCAGCGGCGGATTCGGCAATATATTCATAATGTTCGCCAGCGTGATGATGCTGATTGTATTGGTGATTTTGGCTTTAGGCGAAGAAACGAAAGGCAGGACGCTAGAGGAAATCAGCTCTTAA
- a CDS encoding pilS cassette, translating to MHRRESVGNFEQQMFEKRLPKFKSGFPPVQE from the coding sequence CTGCATAGAAGGGAATCCGTCGGAAACTTTGAGCAACAGATGTTTGAAAAACGGTTGCCGAAATTCAAAAGTGGATTCCCGCCCGTGCAGGAATGA
- a CDS encoding transposase → MDVQKQYPFETVAVCVLPNHIHAIWTLPPDDADYSLRWRLIKTKFSAHFPHAENLSASKQRRHERGIWQRRFYEHTVRDEIDLQRCADYIYFNPVKHGLCGNVRDWAFSSFHRYVRDGWLPLNWGGKKETAVMSFGE, encoded by the coding sequence ATGGATGTACAAAAACAATATCCCTTTGAAACCGTCGCCGTATGCGTACTGCCGAACCACATTCACGCCATTTGGACGCTGCCGCCCGATGATGCGGATTATTCCCTGCGCTGGCGGCTGATTAAAACCAAATTCTCCGCACATTTCCCTCATGCCGAAAACCTGTCCGCCAGCAAACAGCGGCGGCACGAACGCGGTATTTGGCAACGGCGTTTTTACGAACACACCGTGCGCGACGAAATCGATTTGCAACGTTGCGCAGACTACATCTATTTCAATCCCGTCAAACATGGATTGTGCGGCAATGTCCGCGATTGGGCGTTTTCGTCGTTTCACCGTTATGTACGGGATGGGTGGCTGCCGTTAAATTGGGGCGGAAAAAAAGAAACGGCGGTAATGAGTTTTGGAGAGTGA
- a CDS encoding IS110 family transposase: MSTQYNCAGIDIAKRNFVIGITSLQRTKTETNNPKGIAHTIEYLKKHNVALVVMESTGGLEIPAAKAIHRAGIAVIIANPRQTHQFAQSQSLTKTDVKDAQMLAFFAQMMMQKEDWQTMLYHPPTEAEEVLEALVNRRNQLVEMRTAEKNRLHQVHETQVESVKQLIAHFDRLIDELDKQIDDHTHTHFDGKAKVAEQIKGIGSITTATLMAMLPELGRLSHKRIASLVGIAPHPRESGETKFKSRCFGGRSAVRKALYMATVVATRFEPLIRDFYQRLLSKGKPYKVAVTACMRKLLTILNARMRDYFAENGATENSIRTA; the protein is encoded by the coding sequence ATGAGTACCCAATACAACTGTGCAGGCATCGACATCGCCAAACGAAACTTCGTCATCGGCATCACGTCTTTGCAGCGCACCAAAACCGAAACCAACAACCCGAAAGGTATCGCCCATACTATCGAATACCTTAAAAAGCACAACGTCGCCCTCGTCGTCATGGAAAGCACCGGCGGTCTCGAAATTCCCGCCGCCAAAGCCATCCACCGCGCAGGCATAGCCGTGATCATCGCCAACCCGCGTCAGACGCATCAGTTTGCCCAATCGCAGTCGCTGACCAAAACCGATGTTAAAGATGCCCAAATGCTTGCCTTCTTCGCACAGATGATGATGCAGAAAGAAGATTGGCAAACCATGCTCTATCACCCGCCCACCGAAGCGGAGGAAGTGTTGGAGGCATTGGTCAACCGCCGCAACCAACTGGTGGAGATGCGGACTGCCGAGAAAAACCGTCTGCATCAGGTTCACGAAACGCAAGTCGAAAGCGTCAAACAACTGATTGCCCATTTTGACCGTCTGATTGACGAATTGGACAAACAAATCGACGACCACACCCACACGCATTTTGACGGCAAAGCCAAAGTGGCGGAACAAATCAAAGGCATTGGTTCGATAACGACGGCTACGCTGATGGCGATGCTGCCCGAATTGGGGCGGCTGTCGCACAAACGGATAGCGAGTTTGGTCGGCATTGCCCCGCACCCGAGGGAGAGCGGGGAAACCAAATTCAAAAGCCGCTGCTTCGGCGGAAGGTCTGCGGTGCGTAAGGCACTGTATATGGCTACCGTGGTAGCGACACGTTTTGAACCGCTTATTCGGGATTTCTACCAACGCCTGCTGTCCAAGGGTAAGCCGTATAAGGTTGCCGTTACGGCATGTATGCGCAAACTGCTGACGATATTGAATGCCCGGATGCGTGATTACTTTGCCGAAAACGGTGCCACCGAAAACAGCATCCGAACGGCTTGA
- a CDS encoding IS30 family transposase yields the protein MSYTQLTQDERYHIQYLSRYCTIAEIAKQLNRHKSTISREIKRHCIQGQQYSAEKAQKQSRLTKQHRRKPYKPDSQLVQHIDTLIRRKLSPEQVCAYLHKHHGITLHHSTVYRHLRQDKSNGGTLWQHLRICSKPYRKRYGSTWTRGKVPDRVGIENRPAIVDQKTRIGDWEADTIVGKNQKSALLTLVERVTRYTIICKLKNLKAEDTARAAIRVLKAYKARVHTITMDNGKEFYQHTKIAKALKAKTYFCRPYHSWEKGLNENTNGLIRQYFPKQTDFRNISDREIRRVQDELNHRPRKTLGYETPSVLFLNLFQPPVP from the coding sequence ATGAGCTACACACAACTGACCCAAGACGAACGATACCATATCCAATACCTGTCCCGCTACTGCACCATCGCCGAAATCGCTAAACAACTTAACCGCCACAAAAGCACCATCAGCCGCGAAATCAAGCGGCACTGCATCCAAGGACAGCAATACAGCGCCGAAAAAGCACAGAAGCAAAGCCGGCTGACCAAACAGCACCGGCGAAAACCCTATAAGCCCGATTCGCAGCTGGTTCAACACATCGACACCCTTATCCGCCGCAAACTCAGTCCCGAACAAGTATGCGCCTACCTGCATAAACACCACGGGATCACACTCCATCACAGCACCGTTTACCGCCACCTCCGCCAAGACAAAAGCAACGGCGGCACTTTGTGGCAACATCTCAGAATATGCAGCAAACCCTACCGCAAACGCTACGGCAGCACATGGACCAGAGGCAAAGTGCCCGACCGCGTCGGCATAGAAAACCGACCTGCTATCGTCGACCAGAAAACCCGCATCGGCGATTGGGAGGCCGACACCATCGTCGGCAAAAATCAGAAAAGCGCGTTATTGACCTTGGTCGAACGCGTTACCCGCTACACCATCATCTGCAAATTAAAGAACTTAAAAGCCGAAGACACTGCCCGGGCGGCCATTAGGGTATTAAAGGCATATAAAGCCAGAGTCCACACCATCACCATGGATAACGGCAAAGAGTTCTACCAACACACCAAAATAGCCAAAGCATTGAAGGCGAAAACCTATTTTTGCCGCCCTTACCATTCTTGGGAGAAAGGGCTGAATGAGAACACCAACGGACTCATCCGGCAATATTTCCCCAAACAAACCGATTTCCGAAACATCAGCGATCGGGAGATACGCAGGGTTCAAGATGAGTTGAACCACCGGCCGAGAAAAACACTTGGCTACGAAACGCCAAGTGTTTTATTCTTAAATCTGTTCCAACCACCGGTACCCTAG
- a CDS encoding IS630 family transposase (programmed frameshift), producing MAYSADLRNKALNYYEQCKNINQTAATFNLSRNTLYLWIRLKKQTGSLKHQVTGLNAVKLDRQKLAQYVEQHQDAYLHEIAKHFDCTPAAVCYALKQMGMTRKKRPTTYKEQDPAKVTHYLTQLAEFSDYQRVYLDETGFDRYLFRPYARSPKGQIVKAQISGKRYRRLSLVSAQVGNRLIAPMVYQNTMTGVFFEAWFQQCLLPALTQKSVIILDNARFHRMGVLREMAEKWGHKVLPLAPYSPELNPIEKVWANIKRYLRTVLSDYARFDDALLSYFDFN from the exons ATGGCATACTCTGCGGACTTAAGAAACAAAGCTTTAAACTATTACGAACAATGCAAAAACATCAACCAAACCGCAGCAACGTTTAACTTGTCAAGAAACACGCTTTACCTGTGGATTCGCCTTAAAAAGCAAACAGGCAGCCTAAAACATCAAGTTACCGGTCTAAATGCCGTCAAATTGGATAGGCAAAAACTGGCTCAATATGTTGAGCAACACCAGGATGCCTATCTACATGAAATCGCCAAACATTTTGATTGTACGCCAGCCGCCGTTTGCTATGCACTCAAACAGATGGGGATGACGCGCAAAAAAAGAC CCACCACTTACAAAGAACAAGATCCGGCCAAAGTAACGCATTATTTGACACAGCTGGCCGAATTTTCCGACTACCAACGTGTTTATTTGGATGAAACAGGATTTGACCGCTACCTGTTCCGTCCCTATGCCCGCAGCCCGAAAGGGCAAATAGTGAAAGCGCAGATAAGTGGAAAAAGATACCGACGCTTATCTCTGGTGTCCGCACAAGTCGGCAACCGGCTGATTGCTCCGATGGTTTATCAAAATACGATGACCGGAGTCTTTTTTGAAGCGTGGTTTCAGCAATGCCTACTGCCCGCATTGACTCAAAAATCGGTGATTATTTTAGATAATGCGCGATTTCACCGTATGGGTGTTTTACGGGAAATGGCGGAAAAATGGGGACATAAGGTATTGCCTCTTGCACCTTATTCACCTGAGCTCAACCCGATTGAGAAGGTGTGGGCGAATATTAAGCGGTATCTGCGAACCGTATTGTCTGATTACGCCCGATTTGACGATGCGCTACTGTCCTATTTTGATTTTAATTGA